A DNA window from Candidatus Eremiobacterota bacterium contains the following coding sequences:
- a CDS encoding glutamine--tRNA ligase/YqeY domain fusion protein, with protein MKGVSTVSEAPAEKLTKDFIREIIDEDMKTGKHKGRVATRFPPEPNGYLHIGHAKSICLNFGVAAQYGGTCNLRFDDTNPTKEDTEYVDSIMHDVKWLGFDWDDRLYYASDYFEKLYEYAVDLIKRGKAYVCDLDADEIREYRGTLTEAGKESPYRNRPVEESLDLFERMRKGEFPDGACVLRAKIDMASPNVNMRDPAVYRIRKAAHHRTGDKWCIYPMYDFAHCLSDSIEGITHSICTLEFEIHRPLYDWYLDRLEVECHPQQIEFARLNLTYTVMSKRKLLELVKGGHVRGWDDPRMPTLAGMRRRGYTPEAIRVFCDVIGVAKADSIVDISLLEHCLRDDLNRRAPRVMGVLRPLKLVIDNYPEGAAEEVECINNPEDPSAGKRSVPFSKVLYIERDDFREDPPKDFYRLSPGREVRLKAAYYVTCTSVVKDEKTGELSEVHCTYDPSTKGGTSQDGRKVKGTSHWVSAAHSLDAEVRLYESLFTKPNPGEEGDFTSSLNPASLEVLKGCKVEPGLGDAPSGSRFQFERLGYFSVDPDSRAGALIFNRTISLRDTWAKMEKKQK; from the coding sequence ATGAAAGGAGTGTCCACGGTGAGCGAAGCCCCCGCAGAAAAACTGACAAAGGACTTTATCAGGGAGATAATTGATGAGGACATGAAGACAGGGAAGCACAAGGGCCGCGTGGCCACGAGGTTTCCCCCCGAGCCCAACGGCTACCTCCACATAGGGCACGCAAAGTCCATCTGCCTGAACTTCGGGGTTGCCGCCCAGTATGGCGGCACATGCAACCTGAGGTTTGACGACACTAACCCCACGAAGGAGGATACGGAATATGTCGATTCCATCATGCACGATGTGAAATGGCTGGGCTTTGACTGGGATGACCGCCTTTACTATGCCTCCGATTATTTTGAGAAGCTCTACGAATATGCCGTGGACCTCATCAAGCGGGGGAAGGCTTATGTATGCGACCTGGACGCCGACGAGATAAGGGAGTACCGCGGCACCCTCACCGAGGCGGGGAAGGAGAGCCCTTACCGGAACCGCCCTGTGGAGGAGAGCCTTGACCTCTTTGAGCGCATGCGAAAAGGCGAGTTTCCCGACGGCGCCTGTGTCCTGAGGGCAAAGATTGACATGGCGTCGCCTAACGTGAACATGCGCGACCCCGCTGTGTACCGCATCCGCAAGGCCGCTCATCACAGGACAGGCGACAAATGGTGCATCTATCCCATGTATGATTTTGCCCACTGCCTCTCGGACAGCATAGAGGGCATCACTCATTCAATCTGCACGCTGGAGTTTGAGATCCACAGGCCTCTCTATGACTGGTATCTTGATCGGCTCGAGGTGGAGTGCCACCCCCAGCAGATAGAGTTTGCAAGGCTCAACCTCACCTACACAGTGATGAGCAAAAGGAAGCTTCTTGAGCTTGTGAAAGGAGGCCATGTGCGGGGCTGGGACGATCCGAGAATGCCTACCCTTGCAGGGATGCGCCGTCGCGGCTACACTCCCGAGGCCATCAGGGTCTTCTGCGATGTCATCGGCGTCGCCAAGGCCGACAGCATAGTGGACATCTCGCTCCTTGAGCACTGCCTGCGCGATGACCTCAACAGACGTGCCCCCCGTGTCATGGGAGTCCTCAGGCCTCTCAAGCTGGTCATAGACAACTATCCTGAAGGCGCCGCCGAGGAAGTGGAGTGCATCAACAATCCCGAGGACCCCTCGGCGGGGAAGAGGTCGGTCCCCTTCTCCAAGGTGCTTTATATCGAGCGCGACGACTTCCGCGAGGACCCGCCGAAGGACTTTTACCGTCTCTCCCCGGGCCGCGAGGTGCGCCTGAAGGCGGCGTATTATGTGACGTGCACCAGTGTGGTCAAGGATGAAAAGACCGGCGAGCTCAGCGAGGTCCACTGCACCTATGACCCCTCCACGAAGGGGGGCACCTCTCAGGACGGCAGGAAGGTAAAGGGCACGTCCCACTGGGTCTCGGCAGCCCATAGCCTTGATGCCGAGGTGCGCCTTTACGAGAGCCTTTTCACAAAGCCCAACCCGGGGGAGGAGGGGGATTTCACGTCCTCTCTCAACCCGGCATCTCTTGAAGTGCTCAAGGGGTGCAAGGTGGAGCCAGGCCTTGGTGATGCACCTTCAGGGAGCCGCTTCCAGTTTGAGCGCCTGGGCTACTTCTCAGTCGATCCCGACTCCAGGGCAGGAGCCCTGATCTTCAACAGGACCATCTCCCTCAGGGACACCTGGGCAAAGATGGAGAAGAAGCAGAAGTAA
- a CDS encoding GAF domain-containing protein — MDTHDASSKGIFYDYLISFHKVARALGSTLSSDEVLRNMLENITATMKGKASSVMLIDEKSRELKHRASHGLSEKYLAKGPIDLDRSILDREKGAPILLKDATADERVQYRESVKEEGIGSILIVPIVVKEKVIGALQLYTDAPREFSEDEIRFLSSLAETGGLALENAFLYEQRQKENQAFWELGKSINGSLKLNEVLETMAKGITRALDLKGCMIRLLDEKRRVLELMASFGLSQKYLKKGTVDLDKSFIEPMEGKYAYVRDAGSDTRLQYPQEAKEEGIASILSVPMKVREKIVGVLRLYTSYPREFNNDEMNFINAIAELGGTAIENAMMYSRVKEDYDDLRESIGSSRSWF, encoded by the coding sequence ATGGATACTCACGACGCTTCATCAAAGGGAATATTTTATGACTACCTGATTTCCTTTCACAAGGTGGCCCGGGCCCTGGGCTCAACGCTCTCGTCCGACGAGGTCCTCAGGAATATGCTTGAGAACATCACCGCCACGATGAAAGGCAAGGCGAGCTCAGTGATGCTCATAGATGAAAAATCCAGGGAACTTAAGCACCGGGCAAGCCATGGCCTCAGCGAGAAATACCTTGCCAAGGGCCCCATTGATCTCGACAGGTCAATACTCGACAGGGAGAAGGGAGCGCCCATCCTCCTCAAGGACGCCACCGCAGACGAGCGTGTGCAGTACAGGGAGAGCGTGAAAGAGGAGGGAATCGGCTCAATACTGATAGTCCCCATAGTGGTGAAAGAGAAGGTCATAGGGGCTCTCCAGCTTTATACCGACGCCCCGCGGGAGTTCTCGGAAGACGAGATCCGTTTCCTGTCTTCACTGGCAGAGACAGGCGGCCTGGCCCTTGAGAACGCCTTCCTCTATGAGCAGAGGCAGAAGGAGAACCAGGCCTTCTGGGAGCTCGGCAAATCCATCAACGGGAGCCTCAAGCTCAACGAGGTGCTTGAGACGATGGCGAAGGGGATCACAAGAGCCCTTGACCTGAAGGGCTGCATGATAAGGCTCCTGGATGAGAAGCGCAGGGTTCTTGAGCTCATGGCCTCCTTTGGCCTGAGCCAGAAATACCTGAAAAAGGGGACGGTGGACCTTGACAAGTCCTTCATAGAGCCCATGGAAGGGAAATATGCCTACGTGCGTGATGCCGGAAGCGACACGAGGCTCCAGTATCCCCAGGAGGCCAAGGAGGAAGGGATTGCCTCGATCCTTTCGGTTCCCATGAAGGTAAGAGAGAAGATCGTGGGAGTTCTGCGCCTTTATACGAGCTACCCGAGGGAATTCAACAATGACGAGATGAACTTCATCAATGCCATTGCCGAGCTTGGGGGTACCGCCATTGAAAATGCCATGATGTACAGCAGGGTCAAGGAGGACTACGACGACCTCCGCGAGAGCATCGGGAGCTCCCGGTCCTGGTTTTAG
- a CDS encoding MoaD/ThiS family protein produces MTITLELTGHLPHYGGQAEVRLELAAGEPLDGALKKLGIPPDEVLLFIIDGKHFYGDHVPRDGDRVNVLPAISGG; encoded by the coding sequence ATGACGATCACCCTTGAGCTCACGGGGCACCTGCCCCACTACGGCGGCCAGGCCGAGGTGCGCCTCGAGCTGGCGGCGGGAGAGCCTCTTGACGGGGCCCTGAAAAAGCTCGGCATCCCCCCTGACGAGGTGCTCCTTTTCATCATAGACGGGAAGCACTTTTACGGTGACCATGTCCCGCGGGATGGCGACAGGGTCAATGTGCTGCCGGCCATATCGGGGGGATGA
- a CDS encoding Xaa-Pro peptidase family protein translates to MKQHLDEAMKERGIDWIILSGPRSSNPDIVYFIGEANILNPVLVKKRDEELIVIHNSMERGEVERCGLRGLDTEEIVSRREMKNIQNEVERWMAFYGNLIKHLRIGGNVAFYGIDYIQRSFFIYREILKRYPHIALVQDVDDNILQAIRQTKDDGELEVLRDMTRRTCVIIKALIDYLRSKQLRGTMLVHRNGRAVTVGDLRKRAFMEMAKGAMNAADPPIISLGRDSAIPHSIGDDSVAIEAGKPLILDIFPRCTRKGYISDLTRTVCIGPAPPRLKELYQAVLEAQGVGLASIRPGVPVSSADEKVSAFFEGRGFPTLSRNPLSRDGYVHSLGHGIGLDLHEKPRVSVFNYKSHERFLPGMVFTVEPGLYFPGEEMGVRIEDVVALHGDSTLEVLSDLPRELEIFPEG, encoded by the coding sequence ATGAAGCAGCACCTCGATGAAGCGATGAAAGAGAGAGGCATTGACTGGATCATCCTCTCCGGTCCCCGCTCCTCAAACCCCGATATTGTTTATTTTATCGGGGAAGCCAACATCCTGAACCCTGTCCTGGTAAAGAAGCGTGACGAGGAGCTTATCGTGATCCACAACTCGATGGAGCGCGGGGAGGTGGAGCGCTGCGGGCTCCGCGGGCTTGATACCGAGGAGATCGTCTCCCGCCGCGAGATGAAAAACATACAGAACGAAGTCGAGCGGTGGATGGCTTTTTACGGCAACCTGATAAAGCACTTGAGAATAGGCGGAAATGTGGCCTTTTATGGTATAGACTATATCCAGCGCTCCTTTTTCATCTACCGGGAGATCCTGAAACGTTACCCCCATATTGCTCTTGTGCAGGATGTGGATGACAACATCCTGCAGGCCATAAGGCAGACCAAGGACGACGGCGAGCTTGAAGTGCTGCGGGACATGACCCGCCGGACCTGCGTGATCATCAAGGCCCTTATTGATTATCTCAGGTCCAAGCAGCTCAGGGGCACCATGCTTGTCCACAGGAACGGCAGGGCGGTGACTGTCGGTGATCTCAGGAAGCGCGCCTTCATGGAAATGGCAAAGGGCGCCATGAACGCCGCCGATCCCCCCATCATATCCCTGGGGCGTGACTCGGCCATTCCCCACAGCATTGGAGATGACTCTGTAGCCATCGAGGCGGGGAAGCCCCTGATACTGGACATATTTCCCCGCTGCACGAGGAAAGGTTATATCTCCGATCTGACAAGAACTGTCTGTATCGGCCCTGCGCCGCCCCGCCTCAAGGAGCTCTATCAGGCGGTCCTGGAGGCGCAGGGTGTGGGCCTCGCTTCCATAAGGCCCGGGGTGCCCGTGTCGTCGGCCGACGAAAAGGTATCGGCCTTCTTTGAGGGCAGGGGCTTTCCCACCCTCTCCCGGAACCCTCTCTCCAGGGATGGCTATGTCCACTCGCTGGGCCATGGAATAGGCCTTGACCTCCATGAGAAGCCCCGGGTAAGCGTATTCAACTATAAATCCCATGAAAGGTTTCTCCCCGGCATGGTCTTCACCGTCGAGCCGGGGCTCTATTTCCCCGGTGAAGAAATGGGTGTGAGGATTGAGGATGTCGTGGCCCTCCACGGGGACTCCACCCTGGAAGTGCTCTCCGATCTCCCCAGGGAGCTCGAGATCTTTCCCGAGGGATAA
- the gltX gene encoding glutamate--tRNA ligase, giving the protein MSKEVRVRIAPSPTGEPHVGTAYIALFNRCLARSRGGKFILRIEDTDRERSTPESEQAILDCLRWLGLTWDEGPDVGGPFGPYRQSERQGIYREHAGELIRNGWAYRCFCTREELDALRARQEKDKRPAVGYFAADSPCRNMPPSEAEERAARGEPHVIRLKVPGDTPDAEISFFDCTRGKNISRKCSEIDDQVLLKSDGFPTYHLANVVDDHLMGISTVIRGEEWIASTFKHVLLYRAFGWEVPEFYHLSLLRNPDRNKSKISKRKNPVSLRWFRAAGHVPGALLNFLALMGYSRTTEGRTEEEIRNIEIFSIDELVREFDVSRISVSGPAFDYEKLNALNDLYINRMDSGEFCSYLSSRVSFLMEYLGGLAPQVRERFRRFERELGAITDFLFRLTLSYRLEDFQKAGLSCDEAAKLLTAFRKKLRNDAEKIVTADHFKECMLKAREELSVESKALHMAVRLAVTGSGESLPLYESMSALGVYRCMSRLEEAAGFLSNHAKK; this is encoded by the coding sequence ATGAGCAAGGAAGTAAGGGTGAGGATAGCACCGTCTCCCACTGGGGAGCCCCACGTGGGGACTGCCTACATCGCGCTTTTTAACAGGTGTCTGGCCCGGTCCCGCGGCGGGAAGTTTATCCTGAGGATAGAGGATACTGACAGGGAGCGCTCCACGCCTGAATCGGAACAGGCCATCCTGGACTGTCTCAGGTGGCTGGGCCTCACATGGGACGAGGGCCCCGACGTGGGCGGCCCTTTCGGGCCTTACCGCCAGTCCGAGCGACAGGGCATCTACAGGGAGCATGCCGGGGAGCTTATAAGGAACGGCTGGGCCTACCGGTGCTTCTGCACCAGGGAGGAGCTTGATGCCTTGAGGGCCCGCCAGGAAAAGGATAAACGCCCTGCCGTCGGTTATTTTGCGGCAGACTCGCCTTGCAGAAACATGCCGCCCTCTGAGGCCGAGGAGAGGGCGGCCCGCGGGGAGCCTCATGTCATAAGGCTCAAAGTCCCCGGGGACACTCCCGACGCGGAGATTTCCTTTTTTGACTGCACCAGGGGCAAAAATATCTCCCGGAAATGCTCGGAGATTGATGACCAGGTGCTGCTGAAGTCCGACGGCTTTCCCACGTACCACCTGGCTAACGTGGTGGACGACCACCTGATGGGGATTTCGACGGTAATCCGCGGCGAGGAGTGGATTGCCTCCACGTTCAAGCATGTGCTTCTCTACAGGGCATTCGGGTGGGAAGTGCCTGAGTTCTACCACCTGTCGCTCTTGAGGAACCCCGACAGGAACAAGAGCAAGATCTCCAAGAGAAAGAATCCCGTGTCCCTCCGGTGGTTCCGCGCCGCCGGCCATGTTCCCGGGGCCCTTCTCAATTTTCTTGCCCTCATGGGGTACTCCCGGACCACGGAGGGGAGGACAGAGGAGGAGATAAGGAATATCGAGATATTCTCCATCGACGAGCTTGTCAGGGAGTTTGACGTCAGCCGCATTTCCGTCTCAGGCCCCGCCTTTGACTACGAGAAGCTCAATGCCCTCAATGATCTCTATATCAACAGGATGGACAGCGGGGAGTTCTGCTCTTATCTCTCTTCGCGGGTATCCTTTCTCATGGAGTACCTTGGCGGCCTCGCGCCCCAGGTGAGGGAGCGGTTCAGGCGCTTTGAAAGGGAGCTTGGCGCCATCACTGATTTTCTTTTCAGGCTCACCCTCAGCTACCGCCTCGAGGATTTCCAGAAAGCGGGCCTGTCCTGTGACGAGGCAGCGAAGCTTCTCACGGCATTCAGGAAAAAGCTCAGGAATGATGCGGAAAAGATTGTCACTGCCGATCATTTCAAGGAATGTATGCTCAAGGCGCGGGAAGAGCTTTCCGTGGAGAGCAAGGCTCTTCATATGGCCGTAAGGCTTGCCGTGACCGGCTCAGGAGAGTCCCTTCCGCTTTACGAGTCAATGAGCGCCCTGGGCGTTTACCGCTGCATGAGCCGACTGGAGGAGGCAGCAGGATTTCTTAGTAACCATGCCAAAAAATGA
- a CDS encoding DUF1786 domain-containing protein — MKTVLAIDVGAGTQDILLWEEGTAIENCIKLVLPTRAAVLARQVEEHTMEGRPLFLEGTVMGSYFLSSAVKKHIKAGYEVYASPSAAKTFRDNLEEVKERGIMIAESPPRGMHSLALSDIELEPLFALFRHYGKPQPCRYLVAVQDHGECLRGSNRQVRFAYWREFLAGGGTLRSLLFNDIPPLFTRMKAIRERLPASELMDTGPAALLGALFDPLVKEKAAGGALVVNMGNQHVLAALMKGEKVLGLLEHHTCFMTKEKIAGMLGRFAESRLSHEEVWEEKGHGCVILDEYRSMEPFSFTAVTGPNRAMVRSLGYYEAAPFGDMMLTGCFGLLGAAGLLDAS; from the coding sequence ATGAAGACGGTACTTGCCATAGATGTGGGCGCGGGGACGCAGGATATCCTTCTCTGGGAGGAAGGAACAGCTATTGAGAACTGCATCAAGCTTGTCCTTCCCACGAGGGCCGCGGTGCTGGCCCGCCAGGTGGAAGAGCATACCATGGAGGGAAGGCCCCTTTTTCTCGAGGGGACCGTGATGGGATCCTATTTTCTGAGCTCTGCCGTAAAGAAGCATATCAAGGCCGGCTATGAGGTCTATGCCTCGCCCTCGGCGGCAAAAACCTTCAGGGACAATCTCGAGGAAGTGAAGGAGAGGGGCATCATGATAGCCGAGAGCCCTCCCCGCGGGATGCACTCCCTTGCCCTCTCAGACATCGAGCTTGAGCCTCTTTTTGCCCTTTTCAGGCATTACGGGAAGCCCCAGCCCTGCCGGTACCTCGTGGCGGTCCAGGACCACGGCGAATGCCTCAGGGGAAGCAACAGGCAGGTGAGGTTTGCCTACTGGAGGGAGTTTCTTGCCGGGGGAGGGACTCTGCGGTCGCTCCTTTTCAATGACATCCCGCCCCTCTTTACCAGGATGAAGGCCATAAGGGAGCGGCTCCCGGCAAGCGAGCTGATGGATACAGGCCCTGCAGCCCTTCTGGGCGCCCTTTTCGATCCCCTGGTCAAAGAGAAGGCTGCCGGCGGCGCGCTCGTAGTGAACATGGGCAACCAGCATGTCCTTGCGGCTCTCATGAAAGGGGAAAAGGTCCTGGGCCTGCTTGAACACCATACGTGCTTTATGACAAAGGAGAAGATTGCCGGCATGCTCGGGCGTTTTGCCGAGAGCCGTCTCTCTCATGAGGAAGTCTGGGAGGAGAAGGGCCATGGGTGCGTGATCCTTGATGAATACCGCTCGATGGAGCCTTTCTCGTTCACGGCGGTGACAGGGCCCAACAGGGCCATGGTCCGCTCTCTTGGCTATTACGAGGCAGCTCCCTTCGGGGATATGATGCTCACAGGATGCTTCGGCCTCCTGGGGGCCGCAGGGCTGCTTGATGCTTCATAG
- a CDS encoding tetratricopeptide repeat protein, whose protein sequence is MLHSEVTTVAGNPQQDGEKTKRLRAAKRLSHEQKHSEAMALLEQVLATDPDNGDALMERGQIHEAQGRPDLAAEAYKKLLLYNPDYPGALRRLVPLMESAGEEEKRGEFYESLLAHGSLSSRKTRIELLRALAGVYRAKGSQGALAEILEKLLSVTPNDAIVLLELSSLFISIERTDQEALAVMEKALKLRPEQRSLIKHLAKTYRTLNVRTRQAMMLLKKHYELEPHDDENTRFLASVIMELDCAGEPFAGAVLDRALERKLLPRGPLMYHLGLVKEFARDHEGAFSHFEEAAKEGYDEAGHYPSLKLGQFWKARKESEKADRFFREHLRRHPDEQIGLRELRGSIGRLIGDGETRPDDLRLLLTQYEKNPVAKDLVILGETFLNDHGLADEALRCFNRAIEKKNDSKEAYLGKAGCLEKQGNWDEAARTYEKLLSLRLAAQERDGCLMSLARIHFERLGNLPKAKGYVSALLSSNPAHEEAMALNMAILGKEAGGAPPEDAIITMWKQQPLNEGLLERMKGFCGERGNQSLLYRFREMEAAYKATSMAGVMETDFSTGLEKLALDDYVHSEERRFIDLIHKVAGDRELVPAESHQERQEFQELLRQSTEVSQKDLYSLPTPLFDALSFFSGFPITLYRYEGMRPFRFFSYEILEKPRVKHILIYSPRSTDTLSPGMQTFLFGYHMAGLRMDHRFYRSQLGDAATQMASLIIREGIGRVAPLVKLPGIRLLGDNISSLAVKLMKSKGRKGFSRDNLLFLIGSLPLPPQAREALTTFVTWTIPADFTIEKVSKGLTYTADRMGYGVCRDLYAATLGVIYESVDASKVSMVKEEGLGKLLSERQLASTVRDRIGQLWTFAHWAESR, encoded by the coding sequence ATGCTTCATAGCGAGGTGACAACGGTGGCAGGGAATCCCCAGCAAGACGGAGAGAAGACAAAGCGTCTCAGGGCGGCAAAGAGGCTCTCTCATGAGCAGAAGCACTCGGAAGCCATGGCGCTCCTGGAGCAGGTCCTCGCAACGGATCCTGATAACGGTGACGCCCTCATGGAGAGAGGGCAGATCCATGAAGCCCAGGGGAGGCCTGATCTCGCGGCGGAGGCCTATAAAAAGCTCCTTCTTTATAATCCTGACTACCCAGGGGCCCTCAGGCGCCTTGTTCCTCTCATGGAGAGCGCCGGGGAAGAGGAGAAGCGGGGCGAGTTCTATGAAAGCCTTCTCGCCCACGGGAGCCTCTCGAGCAGGAAAACGCGCATCGAACTGCTGAGGGCCCTTGCAGGTGTTTACCGGGCCAAGGGGAGCCAGGGGGCCCTGGCGGAGATCCTCGAGAAGCTCCTGTCGGTAACGCCCAATGATGCCATCGTGCTTCTTGAGCTCTCGTCGCTCTTCATATCGATTGAAAGGACTGACCAGGAAGCCCTGGCGGTGATGGAAAAAGCCCTCAAGCTCAGACCTGAGCAGAGGAGCCTCATCAAGCATCTCGCAAAGACTTACCGCACTCTTAACGTCCGGACCAGGCAGGCCATGATGCTGCTGAAGAAGCACTACGAGCTTGAACCTCATGATGACGAGAATACAAGGTTTCTTGCCTCGGTCATCATGGAGCTGGACTGTGCAGGCGAGCCTTTTGCAGGAGCAGTGCTTGATCGGGCCCTGGAGAGGAAGCTCCTCCCCAGGGGTCCCCTAATGTACCACCTGGGGCTCGTGAAAGAGTTCGCCCGCGATCACGAAGGCGCTTTCTCCCACTTTGAAGAGGCGGCGAAGGAGGGATATGATGAGGCGGGCCATTACCCCTCCCTCAAGCTGGGGCAGTTCTGGAAGGCAAGAAAAGAATCTGAAAAGGCCGACCGCTTTTTCAGGGAGCACCTGAGGCGCCATCCTGACGAGCAGATTGGCCTCAGGGAGCTCAGGGGAAGCATCGGCAGGCTCATTGGCGACGGCGAGACGAGACCTGATGACCTGAGGCTGCTCTTGACCCAGTATGAAAAGAATCCCGTGGCAAAGGACCTGGTGATACTGGGAGAGACTTTTCTCAATGACCACGGCCTTGCCGATGAAGCCCTCCGCTGCTTCAACAGGGCAATAGAGAAGAAGAACGACAGCAAGGAGGCTTACCTTGGCAAGGCGGGCTGCCTTGAAAAGCAGGGGAACTGGGATGAAGCGGCCAGAACCTATGAAAAGCTCCTTTCGCTGAGGCTCGCTGCCCAGGAGCGCGATGGCTGCCTTATGAGCCTTGCGAGAATTCACTTCGAGCGCCTGGGGAATCTCCCCAAGGCAAAGGGCTACGTAAGCGCCCTCCTCTCTTCCAATCCCGCCCATGAGGAGGCAATGGCCCTTAATATGGCGATCCTTGGGAAAGAAGCAGGAGGGGCTCCTCCCGAGGATGCCATCATCACGATGTGGAAGCAGCAGCCCCTCAATGAAGGCCTCCTGGAGAGGATGAAAGGTTTTTGCGGGGAGCGGGGGAACCAGTCGCTCCTTTACCGGTTCAGGGAGATGGAGGCGGCCTATAAGGCTACCTCCATGGCGGGCGTCATGGAAACCGATTTTTCCACGGGCCTTGAGAAGCTTGCCCTTGATGACTATGTCCACTCTGAGGAGAGGCGCTTCATTGATCTCATCCACAAGGTGGCAGGCGACAGGGAGCTCGTTCCCGCCGAAAGCCACCAGGAAAGGCAGGAGTTCCAGGAGCTGCTCCGCCAGAGCACCGAGGTGTCTCAGAAGGACCTTTATTCACTCCCCACGCCGTTATTTGACGCGCTCTCATTTTTTTCAGGCTTTCCCATAACCCTTTATCGCTACGAGGGGATGAGGCCATTCAGGTTTTTCAGCTACGAGATCCTGGAGAAGCCAAGAGTAAAGCATATTCTTATTTACAGTCCCCGCTCCACCGACACCCTCTCTCCGGGTATGCAGACCTTCCTTTTCGGCTATCACATGGCAGGCCTGAGGATGGATCACCGCTTTTACAGGAGCCAGCTCGGCGACGCGGCGACGCAGATGGCCTCCCTGATAATCCGCGAGGGGATAGGCAGGGTGGCGCCCCTTGTGAAGCTTCCCGGCATCAGGCTCCTTGGCGACAATATCTCGTCACTGGCGGTGAAGCTTATGAAATCGAAAGGCCGCAAGGGCTTTTCCAGGGACAACCTTCTTTTTCTCATCGGCAGCCTTCCTCTTCCTCCCCAGGCAAGGGAAGCCCTCACCACCTTTGTCACCTGGACCATACCCGCCGATTTTACCATCGAAAAGGTATCGAAAGGCCTTACCTACACGGCAGACAGGATGGGATACGGTGTCTGTCGTGATCTCTATGCCGCAACGCTCGGCGTTATCTACGAGTCCGTCGATGCCTCGAAAGTCTCCATGGTCAAGGAGGAGGGGCTGGGAAAGCTTCTCAGCGAGAGGCAGCTCGCGTCAACGGTGAGGGACAGGATTGGCCAGCTCTGGACCTTTGCTCACTGGGCCGAATCACGGTGA